In Falco naumanni isolate bFalNau1 chromosome 5, bFalNau1.pat, whole genome shotgun sequence, the following are encoded in one genomic region:
- the NRF1 gene encoding nuclear respiratory factor 1 isoform X1, whose translation MEEHGVTQTEHMATIEAHAVAQQVQQVHVATYTEHGMLSADEDSPSSPEDTSYDDSDILNSTATDEVTAHLAAAGPVGMAAAAAVATGKKRKRPHVFESNPSIRKRQQTRLLRKLRATLDEYTTRVGQQAIVLCISPSKPNPVFKVFGAAPLENVVRKYKSMILEDLESALAEHAPAPQEVNSELPPLTIDGIPVSVDKMTQAQLRAFIPEMLKYSTGRGKPGWGKESCKPIWWPEDIPWANVRSDVRTEEQKQRVSWTQALRTIVKNCYKQHGREDLLYAFEDQQTQQQTTTTHSIAHLVPSQTVVQTFSNPDGTVSLIQVGTGATVATLADASELPTTVTVAQVNYSAVTDGEGQLWAQENEAVALNVRRLGMAKELRRAPVLPVPKCWKTRLAAAEECVIADVEQNWATLQGGEMTIQTTQASEATQAVASLAEAAVAASQEMQQGATVTMALNSEAAAHAVATLAEATLQGGGQIVLSGETAAAVGALTGVQDANGFLTTDYSGYKWSLTEFSPGLVQIPVSMYQTVVTSLAQGNGPVQVAMAPVTTRIADSAVTMDGQAVEVVTLEQ comes from the exons ATGGAAGAACACGGGGTAACCCAAACAGAGCACATGGCCACCATCGAGGCCCATGCAGTGGCCCAGCAGGTGCAGCAGGTCCATGTAGCCACCTACACAGAGCATGGCATGCTGAGCGCAGACGAAGATTCACCATCTTCGCCAGAGGACACCTCCTATGATGACTCTGACATCCTCAACTCTACGGCTACCGATGAGGTCACTGCccacctggctgcagcag GCCCTGTggggatggcagcagctgctgccgtGGCAACAGGTAAAAAACGAAAGCGACCACATGTTTTTGAATCCAACCCATCAATCCGCAAGAGGCAACAGACACGTTTGCTACG GAAGCTCCGAGCCACGCTGGATGAGTACACTACCAGAGTGGGGCAGCAAGCCATCGTTCTGTGCATCTCGCCCTCGAAACCCAATCCTGTCTTTAAAGTATTTGGTGCTGCACCCTTGGAGAACGTG GTACGCAAGTACAAGAGCATGATTCTGGAAGACTTGGAGTCTGCACTAGCAGAGCATGCTCCTGCACCTCAGGAGGTTAACTCAGAGTTGCCACCCCTCACCATCGATGGCATTCCCGTCTCAGTGGACAAGATGACCCAG GCACAGCTGCGAGCTTTCATCCCCGAGATGCTGAAATACTCCACGGGTCGTGGGAAACCAGGCTGGGGCAAGGAAAGCTGCAAGCCCATCTGGTGGCCTGAGGACATTCCATGGGCCAACGTTCGCAGTGATGTCCGCACAGAGGAACAGAAGCAGCGG GTGTCATGGACCCAAGCATTGCGGACTATCGTGAAAAACTGCTACAAGCAGCATGGGCGTGAAGACCTGCTCTATGCATTTGAGGATCAGCAGACCCAGCAGCAGACTACGACCACACATAGTATAGCGCACCTGGTGCCGTCACAGACAGTGGTACAAACCTTCAGTAACCCTGATGGCACAGTGTCCCTCATCCAG GTTGGCACTGGTGCTACAGTTGCCACACTGGCCGATGCCTCAGAGTTGCCCACCACAGTTACCGTCGCACAAGTCAATTATTCTGCAGTGACTGATGGGGAG GGTCAGCTCTGGGCACAGGAGAATGAAGCAGTTGCCTTGAACGTCAGACGGCTGGGGATGGCTAAAGAGCTACGACGAGCGCCAGTTTTGCCTGTGCCCAAGTGCTGGAAAACGAGAttggcagctgctgaggaatGTGTGATAGCAGAT GTGGAGCAGAACTGGGCAACGCTACAGGGGGGTGAGATGACTATCCAGACAACGCAGGCATCAGAGGCCACACAGGCAGTGGCATCAttagcagaagcagcagtggcagcatctCAGGAGATGCAACAAGGAGCAACTGTTACCATGGCACTCAACAG TGAAGCAGCTGCCCATGCAGTAGCCACGCTTGCTGAAGCCACTCTTCAAGGTGGAGGACAAATTGTTCTATCTGGTGAAACTGCAGCAGCGGTAGGAGCACTTACTGGAGTCCAAGATGCCAATG GCTTCCTAACAACAGACTATTCAGGTTACAAGTGGAGCCTAACAGAGTTTTCACCAG
- the NRF1 gene encoding nuclear respiratory factor 1 isoform X2, translating to MEEHGVTQTEHMATIEAHAVAQQVQQVHVATYTEHGMLSADEDSPSSPEDTSYDDSDILNSTATDEVTAHLAAAGPVGMAAAAAVATGKKRKRPHVFESNPSIRKRQQTRLLRKLRATLDEYTTRVGQQAIVLCISPSKPNPVFKVFGAAPLENVVRKYKSMILEDLESALAEHAPAPQEVNSELPPLTIDGIPVSVDKMTQAQLRAFIPEMLKYSTGRGKPGWGKESCKPIWWPEDIPWANVRSDVRTEEQKQRVSWTQALRTIVKNCYKQHGREDLLYAFEDQQTQQQTTTTHSIAHLVPSQTVVQTFSNPDGTVSLIQVGTGATVATLADASELPTTVTVAQVNYSAVTDGEGQLWAQENEAVALNVRRLGMAKELRRAPVLPVPKCWKTRLAAAEECVIADVEQNWATLQGGEMTIQTTQASEATQAVASLAEAAVAASQEMQQGATVTMALNSEAAAHAVATLAEATLQGGGQIVLSGETAAAVGALTGVQDANGLVQIPVSMYQTVVTSLAQGNGPVQVAMAPVTTRIADSAVTMDGQAVEVVTLEQ from the exons ATGGAAGAACACGGGGTAACCCAAACAGAGCACATGGCCACCATCGAGGCCCATGCAGTGGCCCAGCAGGTGCAGCAGGTCCATGTAGCCACCTACACAGAGCATGGCATGCTGAGCGCAGACGAAGATTCACCATCTTCGCCAGAGGACACCTCCTATGATGACTCTGACATCCTCAACTCTACGGCTACCGATGAGGTCACTGCccacctggctgcagcag GCCCTGTggggatggcagcagctgctgccgtGGCAACAGGTAAAAAACGAAAGCGACCACATGTTTTTGAATCCAACCCATCAATCCGCAAGAGGCAACAGACACGTTTGCTACG GAAGCTCCGAGCCACGCTGGATGAGTACACTACCAGAGTGGGGCAGCAAGCCATCGTTCTGTGCATCTCGCCCTCGAAACCCAATCCTGTCTTTAAAGTATTTGGTGCTGCACCCTTGGAGAACGTG GTACGCAAGTACAAGAGCATGATTCTGGAAGACTTGGAGTCTGCACTAGCAGAGCATGCTCCTGCACCTCAGGAGGTTAACTCAGAGTTGCCACCCCTCACCATCGATGGCATTCCCGTCTCAGTGGACAAGATGACCCAG GCACAGCTGCGAGCTTTCATCCCCGAGATGCTGAAATACTCCACGGGTCGTGGGAAACCAGGCTGGGGCAAGGAAAGCTGCAAGCCCATCTGGTGGCCTGAGGACATTCCATGGGCCAACGTTCGCAGTGATGTCCGCACAGAGGAACAGAAGCAGCGG GTGTCATGGACCCAAGCATTGCGGACTATCGTGAAAAACTGCTACAAGCAGCATGGGCGTGAAGACCTGCTCTATGCATTTGAGGATCAGCAGACCCAGCAGCAGACTACGACCACACATAGTATAGCGCACCTGGTGCCGTCACAGACAGTGGTACAAACCTTCAGTAACCCTGATGGCACAGTGTCCCTCATCCAG GTTGGCACTGGTGCTACAGTTGCCACACTGGCCGATGCCTCAGAGTTGCCCACCACAGTTACCGTCGCACAAGTCAATTATTCTGCAGTGACTGATGGGGAG GGTCAGCTCTGGGCACAGGAGAATGAAGCAGTTGCCTTGAACGTCAGACGGCTGGGGATGGCTAAAGAGCTACGACGAGCGCCAGTTTTGCCTGTGCCCAAGTGCTGGAAAACGAGAttggcagctgctgaggaatGTGTGATAGCAGAT GTGGAGCAGAACTGGGCAACGCTACAGGGGGGTGAGATGACTATCCAGACAACGCAGGCATCAGAGGCCACACAGGCAGTGGCATCAttagcagaagcagcagtggcagcatctCAGGAGATGCAACAAGGAGCAACTGTTACCATGGCACTCAACAG TGAAGCAGCTGCCCATGCAGTAGCCACGCTTGCTGAAGCCACTCTTCAAGGTGGAGGACAAATTGTTCTATCTGGTGAAACTGCAGCAGCGGTAGGAGCACTTACTGGAGTCCAAGATGCCAATG